The DNA window ttaatcttatatCTTGCATAATTTACATTTTagtcatgtttttttttttcctaatttgtattttttttcctaattttAGTCATTCTGATGATGTGCATATACAACTATCACCTGCTCGATTTCACTTgcattaattcaaatataaagTAATAATACCTATAAAACAAAATCTTTAATGTCTTCACATTAATTTACACTAAATATGAGAATAGTTAATTCACTAATCTAAGTTGTCATGTTATTTTGGTAATCCTCTAAGTTATCAATTTTTTGTCCTCAATCTTGTCAAAGTTGAGTTTCAATCCATAAATTTGGTTTTTGATGTTTTTTAATCTTATTTCAACGAAGTTCTGACATTACGCTggacaaataattaattttcaatGTCAAGTCAGCATTTTACAATGTTATGTCAGCGATCCGAtgaaataagaataaaaaaataatattataaaactaAAACACAACTTTGACAAACTAAAAGACCGAACATAAAAAATGTCAACTTGGGAGGACTAAAATGATTGTTTTCTCTACTAAAAATTGATTCAAAATACAAATCCACAGATGCCTTGTATTCATAAATAGATTCAATTATCTCCCAAAATTCCAacccaaaacccaaaaaaaaaaaggtagaACCAAGCATGCCTGATTTTGTAGGTACGTGGAAGAGATTCCCAAATTTATCCATACAGTCCCACATTCCATTCCACAAGTGACTCGTCCTAAAGGCCATGTAATGATCCAATTAATAGTCAACTGGCGGAGCACTTGGTTGATGGTATTTGACAAGGAAAGTGAATCAATTGTTTAAAACAAAATGGCGAAGTCAATGATACCACTTTTGACACAGTGCTGCGAAAACTGAGAATCCAATGCATTCAAGAGTCTGTTTCCACATATATTTCGCGCTTCTAGTCAGCGAAAAAATTGATGCTATCATGGAACTGAATACAAAGTTTCGGCCACTAGCTTGTCACGTATAACGAATAGTTCCAATCACTATCGGAACCTATTCAAAATCGGATAAAGAATCAGAAATCATtacataaattttctttacTGCTGATATTTCACCGGTTCAGAAAAATCTATGCTGGACGAGTGCAACTGTCCAAGTATCTATTATCCTTTGGATAGCAAAATATTTAAGTGCATCCTATCCAGCCTCCAAAGTCCTAAGACTTTCATTCGTGTGGGTGATATGGACAAAAAAGAGCACAGAGTTACTATAATAGCAATGtccaatttttcttttgaaCCGCCACGGTACATAGTTAGGGAACAAAGTGAATACCATTGGAATGAAGCTATAGCATCCAAAATCAGTTCTCAACCAAGAGCAAATGCCACAAAAATAACAAAGGAGAAAATTTGCTTCTTTCCGAACCAATACAAAACGGAGGATACAAAAAGGTTTCAAAAAGATATAGCAACCGCAATTACTATCCCAAAACTCGAAACAGCCCAAGTAAAAAGACGCTAAGGACCAGTACAACAGGGAAAACTAGGTCCTCTTCTTCGAAATTGACAATACTTTGCATAATCCACATTTATGTAGCAGTTCCCAGCGAATTGAAATTGAGATTAGCTTTCAGATATACCCAATATTACCAACAATATTACAAATACCACCCTTTCGATAAATCAGACAATAAAAATATACCTATAGTTCTTGTCTCAGGTACCCAGGACCTGGCTTGAAAGGATCAGGTTCTATGTACGCCTCCggcctataaaatccagcatcaTTCATCCGATTGCTAATGACGTGTAGGATTGCTTTCTTTGCACCATATTCATCGCGGTTGTTCTCAACATACTGCTTCGCCTCTGCAGCTATCTCATTCACGAATTCAAACCTATTGTCTTCCGATAATAAGAGTCTCTCAATGTCCATCGTCAACATCTTCCCAGTGTCTCTTATCTTCCTCACCTGCTCCTCAAGAAAAGGAACTCTTTCCATCTTCGAATCCAACATATAATCTTTCTTTGCCTGTGCCAAAAATCAAGGTGGTCTACTTGGCATGCCCCTTTCAAAAATCAGAATTTAAACTCGACTATGGAAGAATAAAGATGAAGCACTTTATTTCGAAGGATAAATATAATGGCATTATCTGAATTTCTATGGTCACGTCAACCAACATACAATCGTTCTTATTATCACattcaaatattaaaattgcttccatttttttatgaaaagcACTTAAAAACCCGAACTCAATAAAGGGATCAATGGAATATGTAACCCCTAACTCATTACTCAAATCAAATCCGGTTGTTCCTACATTCTTTCActacaaaatatatcatttcAACAACACAATCGTAGCAAACTTAgctcaaatattttactgactgAATAAAGAACAAAAATTAGGGTCCAAGCATACCAATTTTCTCCGCCTCCAGATTTTCCTGTTGCTGCGGCCTGAATTTTGAGAAATCGAACCATCCTGTCAAATAAACACGTAGCACCAGTGAATAACATATGCGTAAAGAAAATTAATTCCACACGAAAAagtaaattttgaataaatgaAAAATGCGAACATCTCCATACCCGTGACCATATAACACAGCTCAATCGCCATTTATTCTCTGATTTCACTTCAACTTTCtacaaataaacataaaaattatcataaaaagCACTTTCATTAAGAAAACGACCGAGAAAGCTTCAGCAAATTAATTACGGGAAAACAATGGAAATATGATAAGCCATTGCAGGTTGATGATAACGCAGCCATTGGAGCAAGCTTATCCTatcttttcttacttttatttcCTGCATTTGGGCCTTCGAAGAAATGGGCCAGAAACGAGTGGCAGATGTAGCCCATTTATAGTCCAACAAGTTCATATACTTGGGCTTAGTAAGGGACTTAGGCCCGTTTATTATTATccatacatttttttttttttttggaaataccTTTTATCTTCACTACTTTAAGGATAGTGTTTTTTTCCTCTATgagaaaattttatctttttctctatATATTTATTATCTCTTTATAATTTTGATCATCtgttttatcaaatttcaatcttaacatATGATCTTCGTTTCTTTTTGGTAATTTTGGTCTTTTTTCCTCTAACGTGACATTGATGTGGTGTTTACTAGAGTAATCAAAACAATCCAGTGGGGTGGGTAAACCCGCAACTCACCATTTGGGCGGGCTAAAAATTGTTAACCCAACTCGTCTATTTGGCTGGGTGGGCCTAACCAATTTTTAGTTATATTAGACATGATGGCGTGAATTGAGAGATTgtctgaaacgtctactacttaaaataatactagaatttttttatttaaaaaactcatttttgaaaatatacatCTTTAAGCATTCATGCGATAAAAActgaaaatttcatattttaaaaataaaatattcaactATCAGTGAAAACACTATAGTTAAAAATATGACGAACATCAAACCCTAGACTGTCGagcaaaataattcaaaagtgAAGCACGCAAAAATCTTAACAACCATCAACATACAAAACGaaagagtaaaaaaaaaatccaaatcattcatatctcataaacatgatgtgcaGAAGAAATAAGGTCATCGGGTTcgcgtgcgcacatccaactctgcctactcagtcttcggcacctccaacCTCCTGATCAATatgttcacctgcatcattcacacctagtgggtctaaaaactcaacacacatataacgttataacaagtacatatacataacatgcaacagtgaaaagtactgtaatcaacatacatttcatgatcttaaaagcgtaAACGTAAACATAAAACATATGTGTCAAAGTATGTCTCAACATATCACCATATACGTGTTCATCTCTTTTATTTGAATTCCGtacattaattgtgactttcgtatcagctatagtcgatagatccatctatgtataaccgtggtacccctgcagcggggacatcagcggcaatattacccatccactgataCTTGGCCTTACAGCTCATAGTATACATAcacatattagtcacaaccaactcccttccttcaaacatgtaatcattttaatcatttataaaaatcatgcatatacgtaatttttcttaaatccaagcatgcaacatatttttcataatttcataaaaagtcatattcatgaaaacatatacatttaaaacatgtcaaaacgtgtTTTGGGCGCTGtcaggactaaaaactcgacacgggtgcaaaatgaccattttaccactggaaaccctaattgaccattttgcccctggaaaccctaattgaccattttaccccttgACCTcgaaatttcgacccgaagcctaccaaactccttaaaacacctcaaaaaataatataaacatttcttagacttaaactcgagctcatttcaaaacttatacgattcgtttaaaaatttggaccggggtcccggttttaacccgaaacttaaccaaaatttttccAACTCGAACCATAACTCGAACATACATGACCAGCCTCTAAACGACTCGTTCCAGACCACTTATGACCCACGAATCACGCCTGGAAGTTGCTGGAAAGTTCCAGTGCGTTACACCCACAAACCCTAATGCCTTAACATTGCAAACCTTCGACTCTAGACCCTATCAGCTCGAACCAACCTTGGACCaacccttcctagcccaccttagGACCCTCCTAGACTGACCTAACCCAAGCTCACAACCCCATGCACGCCGCAAGACACACACACCTAAGAGTCACCAAAAGAACCCCACCCTCGGCCAAACTTGAAACAACTCGCTTGATCGGATTCGTGGTCAAGTCCAACAGCGTTCGAGACACCTTAGACCATGaatcagacccaccagggtctggtccaaggATAGGAAATGCCCTTGCACCGCCGACTCACTCAAATCCTCCGATCTAGCCACCCCCGACTCACGCAAAAAAGAAAAACCCTACGGCCTTCGCTAGTGCTCGACCTCCAATCGACTCCAGCCCCTTGACACCATACCACACGCCAAGAACAACCCTTAAaccaacagccttggcagcccCTTGCTTTGTATGTTACTTCTATTTTAAATTCAGTCACATCAAACCTTGTTGCTTCAAGCTGATAGAGGACTACATGAGTTAGGAGACCAATTGGATATTGCATAACGTGTCATACAACATCAACTGTAACATCGCCAACAAGATAACTTCATTAAAGAAGATTTGGGTACCTAAGGTTGAAATTTGTTGCATTGTTATCTATAACTATTTAAAAACCAACATTGCAGGTCTCTGGTATTTCGATAGTGGGATCTCACGCCACATGACAAATTCGAAGAAACACCTTACCGATTACACTGAACTAAAAAATGGCCGAGTAACCAATGGAGGTGGTGCAAAAAGAAAGATTGTTAGAAAAAGGACAGTGAACGTGGATGAACTTCCTAATATTTATAATGTGCTTCATATCAAGGGACTCAATTTCAACTCAATAATCATTATTCAACTATCTGATGATGACTTACATGAAATGTTAGACAAAAATATTTAAGAAGTTTTGATAAAGCTAATGCATGTGTTATGTCAGGTACGAGATCTGCCGACAACTGCTATCAACTAAGAGAGAAACATGCCTGCAGACATACAAAAGTAATTGAACTCGATTTGTGGCATCAAAAATTGATACATGCCAACTTAAAGACATTGAAGAATCTGGAAAAATATAATACTATGCGAGGTATGCCTATCCCGACCTCAGAAATACCGCAAGTATGTGGGGCATGTCAAAAAGGCAAGTAAACTTGGGTGCCACatcaagtgttgcaacactttggcAAAACACGCTACCTTGAATTGTTACATATTGATCTTATGGGTCCAACGGAAGTTGAAAgcttgagaagtaaaaatatatattcatttGTTTGTGTTGATCACTTCTCACGGTTCACATGAGTaagttttcttcaagaaaaatcgTATAATTTTGATCCATTTAAGAAATTACTTGGAAGAATCAGCAATATGAACAATTTAAGGGTTGGAAAAATTAAAACTGATCACGGTAAGAAGTTTGAGAACTCACTTTTCTTCTCTGTGTAATAAAAAATGTATAACTAAGAATTTTATGTCCCAAAAACCCCTCAACAAAACGATATTGATGAATGAAATGACAGAACTTTGCAAGAGATGGCTAGAGTTAagtttgaaaaatatttcaaaaaaactTTTTGTGCTAAGGCCTTAAACACAAAATGTCACATTTCCAATCGGATATACTTAAGAACTGGTTCAAATATGACGTTCTATGAGATTATCATGGGAAAGATTCCAAACCTAtgatattttcatgtttttggatgTGTATGGTGTGTGTTAAATGATCGAGATCATCTAGCCAAGTTTGATTTTAAGAGTGACAAATGTTTGTTTATTGTATATTCAACTAAAAGTCGCACCTATTGAATGTTTAGTCTAAGGACTAGGACAATTATGGAGTCTGTTAATGTTGTGTTTGATGACCTTGCTGATCTGGAAGAAAAGAAGATTGGGGATGATGTAAATGATCTATTGCTTCAGTTCCAATAACATATACAAATGTTGTATCTGATATTGTCACGCCTAAGAAAACACTGCCACATAGATAGACAGAATCTGAAGATGATCAACGAAGTAATGAAATTCCGAATGAAGATGATGGTATGAACAAGAATGGGAAGGGCATTACCAGAAAAATCTCCCCTCATACCAGATCATAGAAGATATGCGCGGAGACATAGAAAGTACTCGATGTAAGGAGAAAGTGGATTACCAGAAAATGATTTGGTTAGCATGCATGACTTCCATATACTTCCACGCAAGACATTAATGTTTTGTTTCCAACATTGGaccaaaaaatattaatgaagCCTTAAAGGATGAATTCCGAATTAATTCTCTTCTTCATAATGAACTAGAGCAACTTTTCCTGATGTGTGAGATTTAGTTCCAAGACCTAAACGTGATAATGTTATTGGAACCAAATAGATTTTTAAGAACAAAACTGACGAGTAGAAGAATATTGTTAAAAACAAAACTCGGTTTGTTACTCGAGGGTATACACAAGTTGAGGGGTTGATTTTTATTAAACATTCGCTCATGTAATCCGCATTGAGTCAGTCCGACTGCTTCTTGACATTGGATGTCACATGGGGATTAAGctttatcaaatggatgtgaaaattCCATTTTTTAAGTCATTTTAAATGAGGAAGCATATACGAACCAACCGAAgggatttgaagatccacatCACTCAGACTATGTCTACAAGATAAAGAAAGCACTGAACAGAGTGAAGTAGGCCCCACGTGTGTGGTATGATAAGTTGACTGAATATCTACTCAAGATAGGCTTCAAACGAGTTGAGGTTGATAAAACCCTTTTCATTCGAAGGTTAAATGATTATATACTCATATGTCAAATCTAGGTAGATATTATCATTTTTTGTGACTCTTCACATAAACATGTTGATAACTTTGTTGAATGTATGTCTTTCACGTTTGAAATGAGTATGCTAGGGGAATTaagtttctttcttggactaAAAATCAAACaattgcatgatagaattttTCTGTATCAAAACAATTATGCAAAATGACTAGTAAAGAAATTTTGTAATGGACATATTAAGAACATGAAAACTCTCATGGGTCTAGTGAAAAATTGTGTAAGAACGATGTTTTTGAAGGTGCTGACAACATCATGTATTGTAGCATCATTGGCAGTATTATCTATTTAACTGCCATCCACCCTGACATAATGTTTAGCGTGTGTAATGTGCTAGATATCAACCAAATATTAAGATCAATCACTTAAAGGCTATGAAACGAATCTTGAAGTACATAGCAGGAACTTTAATTATAGGATTATGGTACACCGAGGAAACAATTACCAACTCTGTAGGGTTTAGTGATGCTGATTGAGCCGAAGATATGGATGATATGAAAATAACCACCGGAGGACATCAGAAGTGAGATGGATGCGGGAACTAGTGTTCCAACCAATGTCTCAAAACCATCTGACAATCTTAATTCTCACGAAGATACTCATCCTCTTCAGATGGTCGCGATCAATGACAAAGAATCTATTCGCATAGAATTTATTTCCCTATGAAAATCGGGCAATGATATTGATGTAAAAAAATCTGCCCGATTTTGAATTATTCAAGTGCGTATTTCATGTTCCTCCTCAACCCATGAGATCAAAATGACAAACTGGATATGATCCAAACCTTGTATCCTCTAAGAATTTCAAGCTTAAAGGAGAATCATCACGCACTCCCTCTCTCCAAGACCAGGACTTCACTTCTGGTGATGATTCAgatgaaaatgatttttagttgGTGGAGCAACCAAAGAGCACTATAGATCTGAAGATCAAAGAGTTACTGAGAAATATAAAAGCTCCAGCTCTGACGAAGAAATTGCGGCCACTAATGACACGAGTAATACTAGTGAAGAAGAAGTCTCCCTTGCCCAGTTTCTCCATAACTTGAAGGAGGAGAAAGATTTGAAGAAATCCAATATCGATAATGACGAGCCTGATGCAAAAATGTAGAAAGAATTTGATGACAACAGCCCTATACAATATTATACTTCCACCTTCGAATATGATTTTGAGAAGTCTACCAAAGAAGGCACTGTTGCTAAAGACAACATTGATTTAGAGGACGATGTTGATCTTACCAATGACAACATTGATATTTAAGATTATGTTCTGAGTAAGACGTTATCCAAGAAATTCTACTATGAACACTATGTTACTCACTGACACCTTTATGACAATTGTGTGGTGACTGAAGAAAAGAACATGGATGTTGAGGCCTACGGGAATCAAAACTTGGTCAAGTTTCTTAAAACTCGAGGTCTTTTTTTTGCTTTCACTGTATTGGATCCATTCTACTGAATGCTCATTTTTTACTTCTTCATGAACCTAAAAGCTCGTGTTGGTGATGAGAGGTAAGCAAAATGTGGCCGAGTGTTTGTGCGTGAACGTCTATATACATTTACACTTGTGATTAATGAATTGTATTAGGAAGGGCCGCTCCCGGACATTCATGAGATCACAACTATTCTCACTGGAGGCTTGATTCGACGCTTTCCAGACCACCCAAGATGATTGTCAGTAGGAAAATTGACCTCCCTCTAGTCCGTGTTACATAAAACCCCCATTCTCATTTGGACCCCTTCAACGAACACCACGGTGGTCACAAGACCACAGACACATGTTTTCTTCTCTATCGATATTGGAAGTAACTTTAAATTTGGAAAACTGGTATTCAagatgaaaggggatcggttacggtgaccgaaaatgcaacggaagttaaaaattttgatttttcatggaatatttcggccacctcataatattgtgtagcaaataaaataaaacaccaaagacatacatagggtgttttagaatttacctatcaatctcaagagattgatgaatggcaccaaccaagttgtaaacaacttggctcttcaaggatgacaagtctacaagctctccttccttcaaaaattagacacaccacttgctaggtaaatcccctcaTAATTtacactagaaaattaagagaatttttcaaggagaagaatatttcttcctaaacacttgaagaagaaaagaagagaaaaacttggagagtaaaaaaaactcaagtttcggccaaggtaggtgttgaatgagggaggatgagttgtcttggtagtgcaaaaaattgatccaaaaaggttgcatgccatgcattattttagtcaaaagtattccccaactcttcacctcccaagcatgcaatgtgacttgggcttgtaactattacaaggcccatggactatt is part of the Primulina tabacum isolate GXHZ01 chromosome 18, ASM2559414v2, whole genome shotgun sequence genome and encodes:
- the LOC142533508 gene encoding protein PLASTID TRANSCRIPTIONALLY ACTIVE 7 produces the protein MAALSSTCNGLSYFHCFPKVEVKSENKWRLSCVIWSRDGSISQNSGRSNRKIWRRRKLAKKDYMLDSKMERVPFLEEQVRKIRDTGKMLTMDIERLLLSEDNRFEFVNEIAAEAKQYVENNRDEYGAKKAILHVISNRMNDAGFYRPEAYIEPDPFKPGPGYLRQEL